A region of Haloplanus sp. XH21 DNA encodes the following proteins:
- a CDS encoding METTL5 family protein, whose protein sequence is MATKAGLAGQLAVVAGFENPQAALEQYPTPPELAAHVVHVADLNGDIEGRTVLDLGAGTGMFALGAALRGPDRVVGVEIDRSALRIARENQRRVGTRTPIHWVQADATRLPLCPDGPTTVVMNPPFGAQAGNEHADRAFLATAADVADVSYSVHNAGSQEFVESFAADNDGEVTHAFAAEFDLERQFDHHAADRHEIDTEVYRIEWDQS, encoded by the coding sequence ATGGCGACCAAAGCCGGCCTCGCGGGGCAGTTGGCCGTCGTCGCCGGGTTCGAGAACCCACAGGCGGCCCTCGAACAGTATCCGACGCCGCCGGAGTTGGCGGCGCACGTCGTCCACGTCGCCGATCTGAACGGCGACATCGAGGGACGAACGGTCCTCGATCTCGGCGCCGGCACCGGCATGTTCGCCCTCGGGGCGGCTCTCCGAGGCCCCGATCGGGTCGTCGGCGTCGAAATCGACCGGAGCGCGCTCCGGATCGCCCGCGAGAACCAGCGACGGGTGGGCACCCGGACCCCGATCCACTGGGTCCAGGCCGACGCGACGCGTCTCCCGCTATGCCCCGACGGGCCGACGACGGTCGTGATGAACCCTCCATTCGGGGCACAGGCCGGCAACGAACACGCCGATCGCGCGTTTCTTGCGACGGCCGCCGACGTGGCCGACGTGTCGTACTCCGTGCACAACGCCGGGAGCCAGGAGTTCGTCGAGTCCTTCGCCGCCGACAACGACGGCGAGGTGACCCACGCCTTCGCCGCGGAGTTCGATCTCGAACGACAGTTCGATCACCACGCCGCCGATCGCCACGAGATCGACACCGAAGTGTACCGCATCGAGTGGGATCAGTCGTAA
- a CDS encoding thermonuclease family protein, with translation MRRWVALLSLCLLVTAGCGGIPDSPPAPDGAQSTATASETTARVIDVVDGDTVDVRLANGSTDTIRLLGVDTPEVQAENAPAEFEGVPDTEAGRDCLRRQGERASEFAVETLAGEQVTLRFDPLADRRGGYGRLLAYVVIDGEQFNAALLERGHARLYDSSFQERDRYASLERTARANGRGVWSCAA, from the coding sequence GTGCGCCGATGGGTCGCCCTCCTCTCGCTGTGCCTGCTGGTGACCGCCGGGTGTGGCGGCATCCCGGATTCGCCGCCCGCACCCGACGGCGCGCAGTCGACGGCGACCGCCAGCGAAACGACCGCTCGCGTGATAGACGTAGTCGACGGCGACACCGTCGACGTGCGCCTCGCGAACGGATCGACGGACACGATACGACTGCTCGGCGTCGACACCCCGGAGGTCCAGGCCGAGAACGCCCCCGCGGAGTTCGAAGGCGTCCCCGACACGGAAGCGGGACGCGACTGCCTGCGACGTCAGGGTGAGCGCGCGAGCGAGTTCGCCGTCGAGACGCTCGCCGGAGAGCAGGTCACGCTCCGATTCGACCCCCTCGCGGACCGACGCGGTGGCTACGGGCGACTGCTCGCGTACGTCGTCATCGACGGCGAGCAGTTCAACGCGGCGCTGCTCGAACGCGGCCACGCCCGCCTCTACGACTCGTCGTTCCAGGAGCGCGACCGCTACGCGTCGCTCGAACGCACGGCCCGAGCGAACGGGCGCGGCGTCTGGTCGTGTGCAGCGTGA
- a CDS encoding 50S ribosomal protein L21e: MPSSNGPLQGTRGKLSNNPRDRGASPPQRAIQEYDDGQKVHLKLDPSVSEGRFHPRFNGHTGTVVGKQGRAFKVEINDGGKDKTLIVRPAHLKAQQ; encoded by the coding sequence ATGCCGAGTTCAAATGGGCCGCTGCAGGGGACGCGCGGCAAACTCTCGAACAACCCGCGAGACCGCGGCGCTTCCCCGCCTCAGCGCGCGATTCAGGAGTATGACGACGGCCAGAAAGTGCATCTGAAACTCGACCCCAGCGTCTCCGAGGGTCGGTTCCACCCCCGCTTCAACGGGCACACCGGAACCGTCGTCGGGAAGCAGGGTCGTGCCTTCAAGGTCGAGATCAACGACGGCGGCAAGGACAAGACCCTCATCGTGCGTCCGGCACACCTCAAGGCCCAGCAGTAG
- a CDS encoding rhomboid family intramembrane serine protease: protein MIAVPDAATLSRLAVALAVLAAAVAVVVLDRPRGRWGAQLRSRFVLGVPWGTLVSVGGVLAVYLFVQGGWHHWNAPVTIPFRAWSYFSPLGMVTAAFAHSGSGHLVGNLVGTLALAPLAEYAWGHFPRERGTQTFTSPLTNPYVRGFVAFPAAVLAVGLFTAVVAIGPVIGFSGVVFAFAGFALVRYPIATVIAIAVSDALRTLYGALRQPIVSASAGPSYSSPWWADIAIQGHAIGLLAGVLLGVWLARVRGDDRPSAVRVAVGVTLFGIAQSLWAVYWYRGSETYVLFRAGGLALVVALAVLVASTVAASDRPLMPVDDAVASLRSVPRWRVGATVLLLCTAAIGGPAVPVNLMTAAEGDLPGDGRPISVQGYEVTYAENVENGMVSVIDVEAFGETTSVNTSGVIVRNRDRGIWMTAVSKGRLAFTGSTTVRVGGVGWRESVRVQRQGWSAVGGGTAYRVRLSYGDQRVTAYTSPPARADPVVAGRNISLEATSDAFRVNVSTTNRSATVSVPERNQTVSVGGLEITNVEGSLYAIDGGTRVRVATTERYD from the coding sequence ATGATCGCTGTCCCGGACGCCGCCACCCTCTCGCGGCTGGCGGTGGCACTCGCCGTTCTTGCTGCGGCCGTCGCCGTCGTCGTCCTTGACCGTCCCCGCGGGCGGTGGGGTGCGCAGTTGCGGTCGCGGTTCGTCCTCGGCGTACCCTGGGGGACGCTCGTTTCCGTCGGGGGCGTCCTCGCCGTGTACCTGTTCGTCCAGGGCGGGTGGCACCACTGGAACGCGCCGGTGACCATCCCCTTCCGGGCGTGGTCGTACTTCTCCCCGCTAGGGATGGTGACGGCGGCGTTCGCTCACTCCGGATCGGGGCATCTCGTCGGAAACCTCGTCGGGACGCTCGCGCTGGCGCCCCTGGCGGAGTACGCGTGGGGACATTTCCCCCGCGAGCGCGGTACCCAGACGTTCACCTCGCCGCTGACGAACCCCTACGTTCGCGGGTTCGTGGCGTTTCCCGCCGCCGTGCTCGCCGTCGGGCTGTTCACCGCGGTGGTCGCGATCGGGCCGGTGATCGGCTTCTCGGGCGTCGTCTTCGCGTTCGCCGGGTTCGCCCTCGTGCGCTATCCGATCGCGACGGTGATCGCCATCGCCGTCAGCGACGCGCTCCGGACGCTCTACGGCGCGCTCCGGCAACCCATCGTCTCCGCGAGCGCGGGCCCCTCGTACTCGTCGCCGTGGTGGGCGGACATCGCCATCCAGGGGCACGCGATCGGCCTACTCGCCGGCGTCCTCCTCGGGGTATGGCTCGCTCGTGTCCGCGGCGACGACCGCCCCTCCGCGGTGCGGGTCGCGGTCGGCGTGACGCTGTTCGGCATCGCGCAGTCGCTGTGGGCGGTCTACTGGTATCGCGGGAGCGAGACGTACGTGCTCTTTCGTGCGGGCGGTCTCGCACTGGTGGTGGCTCTCGCCGTCCTCGTCGCGTCGACTGTCGCCGCGTCGGATCGGCCGCTCATGCCCGTCGACGACGCCGTGGCGTCCCTTCGGTCGGTCCCCCGGTGGCGCGTCGGCGCGACGGTGCTCCTCCTCTGTACGGCGGCCATCGGCGGCCCGGCCGTGCCCGTCAACCTGATGACGGCCGCCGAGGGCGACCTGCCCGGCGACGGACGACCGATTTCGGTGCAGGGGTACGAGGTGACCTACGCCGAGAACGTCGAGAACGGCATGGTGTCGGTCATCGATGTCGAGGCGTTCGGCGAGACGACCAGCGTCAACACCTCGGGGGTGATCGTCCGGAACCGCGACCGGGGCATCTGGATGACCGCGGTGTCGAAAGGCCGACTCGCCTTCACGGGATCGACGACCGTCCGCGTCGGCGGCGTCGGCTGGCGGGAGTCGGTCCGCGTCCAGCGACAGGGCTGGAGCGCCGTCGGCGGCGGCACGGCATACCGGGTTCGGCTCTCGTACGGCGACCAGCGGGTGACGGCGTACACCTCACCACCCGCGCGTGCCGATCCCGTGGTGGCCGGGCGGAACATCTCCCTCGAAGCCACGTCCGACGCGTTCCGCGTCAACGTCTCCACGACGAACCGTTCGGCCACCGTGTCGGTTCCCGAGCGCAACCAGACGGTGTCCGTCGGCGGACTGGAGATCACCAACGTCGAGGGGTCCCTCTACGCCATCGACGGGGGAACACGGGTACGGGTCGCCACGACCGAACGTTACGACTGA
- a CDS encoding tripartite tricarboxylate transporter permease: MGKSQSFHANNFALLLASVVPSLPGPTLALGAAMLAAGVVHTFLDIVPALTLGVPDPATAAVTLPGHRLVLDGRGREALRLSALGSGLAVVVALAVALPMTSVIETVYPTLRRRMPLVLLAVAVVVVATEPTWRRRIAAAATLAVAAGFGWVVLDLDPTGPVAAGGVLAPLFAGLFGAPVLVEALDGEGVPPQADPTVTLDRRTVLGTAGAGAGAGALVGYLPGVSAAVGTVLVLPAVPGRADARGFLVASSGANTANTVFALFALLALGTPRTGVMVAMDRVGVPDATGVLVGTVCLAAAVGFALVVTIGDRYLRTVGRLDYTRVSLVTGGLLVVLAYLFAGGVGIAIFALAALIGLGPPVLGVRRVHLMAVLAPAVIR; encoded by the coding sequence TTGGGGAAATCTCAATCCTTCCACGCAAACAACTTCGCCCTGTTGCTCGCGTCCGTCGTGCCGTCGCTGCCCGGGCCGACGCTGGCGCTCGGCGCGGCGATGCTCGCCGCCGGCGTCGTCCACACCTTCCTCGATATCGTGCCCGCGCTCACGCTCGGCGTCCCCGACCCGGCGACGGCGGCGGTCACGCTTCCAGGTCACCGCCTCGTCCTCGACGGCCGCGGACGGGAGGCGCTCCGCCTCTCGGCGCTCGGAAGCGGTCTCGCCGTCGTCGTCGCCCTCGCCGTCGCCCTGCCGATGACGAGCGTCATCGAGACGGTCTACCCCACGCTGCGCCGACGGATGCCGCTCGTTCTCCTCGCCGTCGCCGTCGTCGTGGTGGCCACCGAACCGACCTGGCGGCGACGGATCGCGGCCGCGGCGACGCTGGCGGTCGCCGCTGGCTTCGGCTGGGTGGTGCTCGACCTCGATCCGACCGGTCCCGTGGCCGCGGGGGGCGTCCTGGCGCCGCTTTTCGCCGGCCTGTTCGGCGCGCCGGTGCTCGTCGAAGCCCTGGATGGGGAGGGCGTTCCGCCACAGGCCGACCCGACGGTGACGTTGGACCGACGCACGGTGCTCGGGACGGCGGGCGCGGGGGCCGGCGCGGGCGCACTCGTCGGCTACCTCCCGGGCGTCTCCGCCGCCGTCGGGACGGTGCTCGTGCTTCCGGCAGTGCCGGGACGGGCCGACGCGCGCGGATTTCTCGTCGCCTCGAGCGGCGCCAACACGGCCAATACGGTTTTCGCGCTCTTCGCGCTGCTGGCGCTCGGCACGCCGCGAACCGGGGTGATGGTCGCGATGGATCGGGTGGGTGTGCCCGATGCGACGGGCGTGCTCGTCGGGACGGTGTGTCTCGCGGCGGCGGTCGGGTTCGCGCTCGTGGTGACTATCGGCGACCGTTATCTCCGAACCGTCGGCCGTCTCGATTACACGCGCGTCTCGCTCGTCACGGGCGGTCTGCTGGTCGTCCTCGCGTACCTCTTCGCGGGCGGAGTGGGAATCGCCATCTTCGCGCTGGCGGCCCTGATCGGTCTCGGACCGCCCGTTCTCGGCGTCCGGCGCGTCCACCTGATGGCCGTCCTCGCGCCGGCGGTGATCCGATAG
- a CDS encoding tyrosine-type recombinase/integrase — MSVITATMSEHDSTTPTDAVELYLETRANELADSTYRSQKCRLERFAEWCDENGVETLDQLGGKHLQEYRIFLRDHYTQKDGSKGVSPLTIRTRLCTVRVFLRFAASIDAVEPTLAERMVLPTVDREQRYREEIIDSEDAKDTLDALRANRYGEKAHVVFELLWQTGCRLGGVHSLDIDDVDEDNQWIELHHRPDEGTTLKNEERGERYIAVTEQLLEIIDQYIQLHRIPVTDEYGREPLLTTEHGRPDKSTLRNWAYLAQLPCYQRNVCPHDEDIASCEKRRVYGRDECPSTTMPHNIRRGRITDLLSQDVPKRAVSDRVDVAGDILDTHYDQRSEAGKAEQRRNFFT, encoded by the coding sequence ATGTCCGTCATCACCGCCACAATGAGCGAACACGACTCGACCACCCCGACGGACGCAGTTGAACTGTACTTAGAAACTCGTGCGAACGAATTAGCCGATAGCACCTATCGGTCACAGAAATGTCGCCTTGAACGGTTCGCAGAGTGGTGTGATGAGAACGGCGTTGAGACGCTGGATCAATTAGGTGGGAAACATCTCCAGGAGTACCGTATCTTCCTACGCGATCACTATACACAGAAGGATGGTTCCAAGGGCGTGAGTCCGTTAACGATCCGTACTCGTCTCTGTACGGTTCGTGTTTTTCTTCGCTTTGCCGCCTCGATAGACGCCGTCGAACCAACCTTAGCAGAGCGGATGGTGCTTCCGACAGTCGACCGTGAGCAACGGTATAGAGAAGAAATCATCGACTCCGAAGATGCCAAGGACACCCTCGATGCACTCCGTGCAAACCGTTACGGGGAGAAAGCACACGTCGTCTTTGAATTGCTGTGGCAGACTGGGTGTCGTCTCGGAGGAGTTCATAGCCTCGATATCGATGACGTTGATGAAGATAACCAGTGGATCGAACTTCATCATCGCCCCGACGAAGGGACGACCTTGAAAAACGAAGAACGCGGGGAACGCTACATTGCGGTCACGGAACAGTTACTGGAGATTATCGACCAGTACATTCAGTTGCACCGCATCCCCGTCACCGACGAGTATGGCCGTGAGCCACTACTGACGACGGAACATGGACGCCCCGACAAGTCCACGCTACGTAACTGGGCGTATCTCGCACAGCTGCCGTGCTACCAACGGAACGTTTGTCCCCACGACGAGGACATTGCCAGTTGCGAAAAACGGCGCGTCTATGGACGTGATGAATGTCCCTCAACGACGATGCCTCACAATATTCGACGTGGACGGATCACAGACTTACTTTCCCAAGATGTCCCCAAGCGGGCAGTCTCCGACCGCGTCGATGTCGCGGGTGATATATTAGACACACATTATGACCAACGGAGTGAGGCAGGGAAAGCAGAGCAGCGGAGAAACTTCTTCACGTAG
- a CDS encoding HVO_2753 family zinc finger protein: protein MSQTEGKQERQCVSCGINISGMSAASFKCPDCGQQIYRCAKCRKQSNLYECPDCGFRGP, encoded by the coding sequence ATGAGCCAGACGGAAGGAAAGCAGGAGCGACAGTGTGTCTCCTGTGGGATCAACATCTCCGGGATGAGTGCCGCATCGTTCAAATGCCCGGACTGCGGCCAACAGATCTACCGCTGTGCCAAGTGCCGCAAGCAGAGCAACCTCTACGAATGCCCGGACTGCGGATTCAGGGGGCCGTAA
- a CDS encoding elongation factor 1-beta produces MGKVAAKMKVMPESPDIDLDDLQEKLEASLPEGAKINGFERDEVAFGLVALLPTVIVPDDAGGTEAVEEAFTGVGGVESVAVENVGRI; encoded by the coding sequence ATGGGGAAAGTCGCTGCCAAGATGAAGGTCATGCCCGAGAGTCCCGATATCGACCTCGATGATCTCCAGGAGAAACTCGAAGCGTCGCTCCCCGAGGGCGCCAAGATCAACGGGTTCGAGCGCGACGAAGTCGCGTTCGGCCTGGTGGCGCTCCTGCCGACCGTGATCGTCCCCGACGACGCGGGCGGTACCGAGGCCGTCGAAGAGGCGTTCACCGGCGTCGGCGGCGTCGAGAGCGTCGCCGTCGAGAACGTCGGCCGTATCTGA
- a CDS encoding RNA polymerase Rpb4 family protein, with protein MTIFKEKLDEEYITVSEVKERLEEVEAERAADPDREMRYELARAIEHANTFAVLGAEESRELVEDLLDLEQVDEKAAFKIADLLPQDRDELRTVFAHGRYSLDGEELDEILNVVAKYA; from the coding sequence ATGACTATCTTCAAGGAGAAACTCGACGAGGAGTACATCACGGTCTCCGAGGTCAAAGAGCGCCTCGAAGAGGTTGAGGCCGAACGCGCGGCCGACCCGGATCGCGAGATGCGCTACGAACTCGCGCGGGCCATCGAACACGCCAACACGTTCGCCGTGCTCGGTGCCGAGGAGTCCCGAGAGTTAGTCGAAGACCTGCTCGACCTCGAACAGGTCGACGAGAAGGCCGCGTTCAAGATCGCGGATCTGCTCCCACAGGACCGAGACGAGCTCCGGACGGTGTTCGCCCACGGTCGCTACTCGCTCGACGGCGAGGAACTCGACGAGATTCTGAACGTCGTCGCGAAGTACGCGTAG